From Symphalangus syndactylus isolate Jambi chromosome 17, NHGRI_mSymSyn1-v2.1_pri, whole genome shotgun sequence, one genomic window encodes:
- the VWA5B2 gene encoding von Willebrand factor A domain-containing protein 5B2 isoform X5 codes for MPGLYCPSSWTPLPLTDSWVRACANGPCLSVRARLTYRNPQPQPVDGVFVYPLAEAEVVSGFEAEAAGRRVSFQLQSRRRSQAACCRALGPGLGTPTPRRCAQGHLVLDLAQARSTLVLPTGLIAAAGTMTVTLHSSRELPSRPDGVLHVALPTVLTPLAPPGPPGPPRPPGLCDDSPTSCFGVGSPQEEGLAWEEPAAPRDVFSGPARCPAPYTFSFEMLVTGPCLLAGLESPSHALRADAPPHASSAATICVTLAEGHHCDRALEILLHPSEPHQPHLMLEGGSLSSAEYEARVRARRDFQRLQRRDSDGDRQVWFLQRRFHKDILLNPVLVLSFCPDLSSKPGHLGTATRELLFLLDGSSVAHKDAIVLAVKSLPPQTLINLAVFGTLVQPLFPESRPCSDDAVQLICESIETLQVPSGPPDVLAALDWAMGQPQHRAYPRQLFLLTAASPMAATTHRTLELMRWHRGTARCFSFGLGPTCHQLLQGLSALSRGQAYFLRPGQRLQPMLVQALRKALEPALSDISVDWFVPDTVEALLTPREIPALYPGDQLLGYCSLFRVDGFRPRPPGGQEPGWQSLGGSVFPSPEEAQSAASPGTEPTGTSEPLGTGTVSAELSSPWAARDSERSTDALTDPVTDPGPNPSDTAIWRRIFQSSYIREQYVLTHCSASPEPGPGSTGSSESPGSQGPGSPEGSAPLEPPSQQGCRSLAWGEPAGSRSCPLPAPTPAPFKVGALSTEVLGRQHRAALAGRSLSSPPGRANQVPGRPRKPSLGAILDGPSPEPGQQLGQGLDDSGNLLSPAPMDWDMLMEPPFLFMAVPPSGESAPPAVLPQAPRCHVVIRGLCGEQPMCWEVGVGLETLWGPGDGSQPPSPPVREAAWDQALHRLTAASVVRDNEQLALRGGAETTADRGHARRCWLRALQTSKVSSAPSCFTCPVAVDATTREVLPGALQVCSSEPAEPPGTPPASHSYLAAAPLPTVVYSKGLQRGSPAGAWDSDQNDNSKCALGDPATPTEGPRRSPPRPPGRLSMGRRHKLCSPDPGQANNSEGSDHDYLPLVRLQEAPGSFRLDAPFCAAVRISQERLCRASPFAVHRASLSPTSASLPWALLGPGVGQGDSATASCSPSPSSGSEGPGQVDSGRGSDTEASEGAEGLGGTDLRGRTWATAVALAWLEHRCAAAFGEWELTAAKADCWLRAQHLPDGLDLAALKAAARGLFLLLRHWDQNLQLHLLCYSPANV; via the exons ATGCCCGGCCTGTACTGCCCCTCCAGCTGGACGCCGCTGCCGCTCACGGACTCCTGGGTCCGGGCCTGCGCCAACGGCCCCTGCCTCAGCGTGCGGGCCCGGCTTACCTACCGCAACCCGCAGCCGCAGCCGGTGGACG GCGTGTTCGTGTACCCTCTGGCCGAGGCCGAGGTGGTGTCCGGCTTCGAGGCCGAGGCCGCCGGACGGCGCGTCTCCTTCCAGCTGCAGAGCCGGCGCCGCTCGCAGGCCGCCTGCTGCCGCGCTCTGGGCCCCGGGTTGGGGACCCCGACGCCCCGCCGCTGCGCGCAGG GTCATCTTGTCTTGGATCTGGCCCAGGCCCGGTCCACGTTGGTGCTGCCCACAGGCCTTATCGCCGCGGCTGGCACCATGACGGTGACCCTGCACAGCAGCCGGGAGCTGCCCTCAAGGCCTGACGGGGTGCTGCATGTGGCCCTGCCCACTGTGCTCACCCCGCTGGCGCCGCCAGGCCCGCCGGGGCCCCCTAGGCCTCCGGGGCTCTGTGACGACAG CCCCACCAGCTGCTTCGGGGTGGGCAGCCCTCAGGAGGAAGGGCTGGCCTGGGAGGAGCCGGCTGCCCCTCGGGACGTGTTCTCAGGCCCTGCCCGCTGCCCTGCCCCATATACCTTCTCCTTCGAGATGCTGGTGACTGGGCCATGCCTGCTTGCAG GCCTGGAGAGCCCCTCTCATGCTCTGCGGGCAGATGCCCCCCCTCATGCCAGCTCTGCAGCCACCATCTGTGTCACACTGGCAGAGGGCCACCACTGTGACCGGGCCTTGGAGATCCTGCTGCACCCCAGTG AGCCCCATCAGCCACACCTGATGCTGGAGGGCGGCAGCCTGAGCTCAGCAGAATATGAGGCCCGGGTAAGGGCCCGCCGAGATTTCCAGAGGCTACAGCGAAGGGACAGTGATGGGGACCGGCAG GTGTGGTTCCTGCAGCGACGCTTCCACAAGGACATACTGCTGAACCCCGTGCTGGTGCTGAGCTTCTGCCCGGACCTGAGCTCCAAGCCCGGACACCTGGGGACAGCTACACGGGAGCTACTCTTCCTTTTGGATGGCAGCAGCGTGGCACACAAG GATGCCATTGTTTTGGCTGTGAAGTCCCTCCCACCCCAGACGCTTATCAACCTGGCCGTGTTTGGGACATTGGTGCAGCCACTCTTCCCAGAGAGCCGGCCTTGCAGTGAT GATGCTGTGCAGCTGATCTGCGAGAGCATTGAGACCCTGCAGGTTCCGAGTGGGCCCCCAGACGTGCTGGCTGCTCTGGACTGGGCCATGGGGCAGCCCCAGCACAGGGCCTACCCTCGGCAGCTGTTcctgctcactgctgcctcaccCATGGCCGCCACTACCCACCGAACCCTGGAGCTCATGAGGTGGCACAGGGGGACAGCAAG ATGCTTCTCCTTTGGGCTGGGGCCCACCTGCCACCAGCTGCTCCAGGGTTTATCTGCCCTCAGCAGAGGCCAGGCCTACTTCCTGAGgcctgggcagaggctgcagcccaTG CTGGTGCAGGCTCTGCGGAAGGCACTGGAGCCTGCTTTAAGTGACATCTCTGTGGACTGGTTTGTGCCCGACACCGTGGAGGCACTGCTGACCCCCCGGGAGATCCCAGCACTCTACCCTGGGGACCAGCTGCTTGGTTACTGCTCACTCTTCAGGGTGGATGGCTTCCGGCCCCGCCCACCAGGG GGCCAAGAGCCTGGCTGGCAGAGCTTGGGTGGGTCCGTGTTTCCATCCCCAGAAGAGGCCCAATCTGCTGCCAGCCCTGGCACTGAGCCCACTGGCACCTCAGAGCCACTGGGAACAGGCACTGTATCAGCAGAACTGTCCAGCCCATGGGCTGCCAGGGACTCGGAGCGGA GTACTGATGCTCTGACAGACCCAGTCACAGATCCTGGACCCAACCCCTCTGACACAGCCATATGGCGCCGCATCTTCCAGTCCTCGTACATTCGGGAGCAGTATGTGCTCACCCACTGCTCTGCCAGCCCCGAGCCAGGCCCAGGCTCCACAGGCAGCAGTGAGTCCCCAGGCTCCCAGGGCCCTGGCTCCCCCGAAGGTAGTGCTCCCCTGGAGCCCCCTTCTCAGCAGGGCTGCCGCAGTCTGGCCTGGGGAGAACCTGCAGGCTCCCGCTCCTGTCCCCTGCCTGCACCCACACCAGCTCCATTCAAG GTGGGGGCCTTGAGTACTGAGGTGCTGGGTCGTCAGCACAGAGCTGCTCTGGCTGGCCGAAGCCTCTCATCCCCTCCAGGCCGGGCAAACCAAGTGCCCGGCCGACCCCGGAAACCCTCTCTGGGTGCAATACTAGATGGCCCAAGTCCTGAGCCAGGCCAACAATTGGGACAAGGCCTGGACGACTCAG GAAACCTGCTCTCCCCAGCCCCCATGGACTGGGACATGCTGATGGAACCACCCTTCTTATTCATGGCTGTGCCTCCTAGTGGGGAGTCGGCCCCTCCGGCAGTGCTTCCCCAGGCTCCACGCTGCCATGTGGTGATCCGGGGCCTGTGTGGGGAGCAGCCTATGTGCTGGGAGGTGGGTGTTGGGCTGGAGACACTGTGGGGACCTGGAGATGGCTCACAGCCTCCCTCACCTCCTGTAAGAGAAGCTGCTTGGGACCAAGCACTCCATCGATTGACAGCAGCCTCTGTGGTCCGGGACAATGAGCAGCTGGCCCTCCGAGGAGGGGCAGAGACCACAGCTGACCGGG GCCATGCCCGGAGGTGCTGGCTTCGAGCCCTTCAGACAAGTAAGGTCAGCTCTGCCCCCTCCTGCTTCACTTGCCCTGTAGCTGTGGATGCTACTACTAGGGAGGTCCTGCCTGGGGCCCTGCAGGTGTGCAGCTCAG AGCCCGCTGAACCCCCAGGAACCCCTCCTGCCTCTCACAGCTATCTAGCTGCAGCTCCTCTGCCCACTGTTGTCTACTCTAAAG GACTTCAGAGAGGCTCTCCAGCAGGCGCCTGGGACTCGGACCAAAATGACAACTCCAAGTGTGCTTTGGGGGACCCTGCCACTCCCACGGAAGGTCCTCGCCGCTCACCTCCCCGTCCTCCCGGTCGGCTCAGCATGGGCCGCCGTCACAAACTCTGTAGCCCTGACCCGGGCCAGGCCAACAACAGTGAAGGCAGCGACCATGACTACCTGCCCTTG GTGCGGCTGCAGGAGGCACCAGGCTCCTTCCGCCTGGACGCGCCCTTCTGTGCCGCTGTGCGCATCTcgcaggagcgcctctgccgcgCCTCGCCCTTTGCCGTGCACCGTGCCAGCCTcagccccacctcggcctcattGCCCTGGGCACTTCTGGGCCCTGGTGTTGGCCAGGGTGACAGTGCTACGGCCTCCTGCAGCCCATCCCCCAGCTCGGGCTCCGAGGGGCCAGGCCAGGTGGACAGTGGGCGGGGCTCAGACACCGAGGCCTCCGAGGGGGCGGAAGGGCTGGGCGGCACCGACCTGCGGGGCCGGACCTGGGCCACTGCCGTGGCACTCGCCTGGCTGGAGCACCGATGCGCCGCTGCCTTCGGCGAGTGGGAACTGACAGCGGCCAAGGCTGATTGCTGGCTGCGGGCCCAGCACTTGCCTGACGGCCTTGACCTGGCCGCCCTCAAGGCGGCAGCTCGGGGGCTCTTCCTGCTACTGCGCCACTGGGACCAAAACCTGCAGCTACACCTGCTGTGCTACAGCCCAGCGAACGTGTGA